The following is a genomic window from Balneolaceae bacterium.
GACAACCGAAAATTTCCAAAAAAGGCTCCAAATATATCCGCAAGACGATGTATATGCCTGCCTCGACCATTGTGCGGTGTGAGCGGGGTCCGGTATATGAATTATACCAGCGACTGCTCTCGGTCCACAATGTGAAGATGAAGGCCCACGTAGCTGTTCAGAAAAAACTACTGACCTACATGTATGTATTGTGGAATAAACAACAAACATTTGATCCGGATGTCATTCAAAACCAACGCAACCAACATCAAACAAAGATAGCCCCTCCATCAGCTGACGGAGAGGCTACAGTAGATACATCACATGCAAAAGCATCATGATGTTCTTTGAACTCAAAAACTATAAAAATATATTGATTTTTAACACAGTACCTGACAGGAACCGAAAAGCACGGTGCTCTGTCAGGTTGTTTGACTCAAACCGCTAAACATATACCTCCTTCGGAACGAGTAAAACCCAATCAATCATCCGATGAATTTTATTTACACTTCAATTTGAATACAGCATCTCTCCCAACCCTGTAAAGCGCTGGGTTTCTCTCCTCATTCCCCTCTCAAAGAGATCCAGGTCTCCATACAGCGAAAAACTCTCTCTCGCCCTGGTGATGGCCGTGTAGATCAACTCCTTCGTCAGAATTGATGTATCTTTTTGAGGTAGTAAAAAGTTTACATGATTAAATTCCGAACCCTGGCTTTTATGTACGGTTAGAAAATAAGCAGGATCGAAATGAGTGAGCCGATGAGGCTTGAATCGTTTGATCTCTGATCCGGTTTCCACATATACCCAAAATGTATCCTCCCTGTCCTCCAGGCAAACTCCAAGATCACCGTTAAACACCCCAAGATTGTAATCATTTTGAGTAATCATAATCGGCCGTCCGTGATACCAACCCTTCTCCATTTGCACTACACGCTCAGAAGCTAAACGTTCTTCGATCAACCGGTTGAGCCGCTCTGTTCCTGTCAGTCCCCTTCGAAGTACCATCAGCCAGATCGATTTTTTCCATAGCTCCATCATCTCATTTGGAGTTCGGATCTCTTCACATCTTTTAATTTTCTGCGTCAGATCTTCCAAAATATGTTGAATATCTTCTTTTTGATAATTGAATGGTTGATGATGCAGATCTGAATATTTATCAAAAACAGAGTTCACATCTTCATTCTGTATATTTTGGTTTTTGACGATATCAGACAACCGCCCGATTCCACTCGATTCATCAAACCGATAACTCTTGGTGAGATATACAATCGAATCACTGATTTGAGATTCAGCATGATCCGGCAATTCATCTGAAATCCCAAACTTCTTCAAAGCCTGAATCGTTACCGGTAAAAAGCTATTCTCTGTTTTCTGACACAGATCTGCAAATACCGCCCCAGCCTCTACCGATGCAAGCTGATCTTTATCCCCAAGCAAAATTAATTTTGTATTCTCACTAAGGTGATCCACCAATCGGTACATCAGCGAGAGATCCATCATGGAAGCTTCATCCACAATGATCAAATCCTGGCGCAGGTTTTTCTTTTCAACCGGCGGTAACAATCCACTCGATTCCGTTCCCGATAACAACCGGTGTACAGTCTTCGCCTCACTCGGAAAATGCCGGAGTTCCTCTTTACTCAAATTCAATTTTTTCAGCTCACGGTTCAGCGCTTCACCCATTCTTCCTGCGGCCTTCCCGGTCGGCGCTGCAAGGGCGATGTTCAATCGTTCACCTGACAGTCTCTGGTGCAGTGCGAGAATCCGTGCAACCGTCGTGGTTTTTCCCGTTCCGGGTCCGCCGGAGATGATTAAAAACGGCTTAAACAACGAAAGCGCAGCAGCCACTTTCTGCCAGTTGATATTATTTTCCTCTTCCGGGAAGAAATGACTCAGATTTTGTACTGATATATCATCTATATCAGTTATCGAATTTTTTGATATATTATCTTTAATCCATTGTCCTGCAATATATTCATAGTACCAATACCGCCTGAATGTAAGTCGATTTTCACTCAGTATGAGTGGTTTCATATCACCGGGAGATCCCACAATAGGACTCGTTTTTACCTCCGAAACATTCAAATTTTCTCTCTTTAATAAAGAGGAATTCTCAAGATCCAGCCCAAGGATTTCAACCCACTCCTGCGGGCTCCGGTCGAGCGGTAAACAGGTATGACCTGCCTTAATAAAGAGTGAAAGAAATACTGTACACATCCGAATTCCATCGTCCAGTTTGCCATATTCCCTCTCCAAAAAGCGTAACATTTCCCGCTCATAAATTTCAATCCAGCCGGACTCAACTCCCTCCTCAAACCAATCCTTTATAAATGATAATTGCCCGCTCACAGCTGCACCTCCAATTCGTTTGTCAGGCTTTCAATCACAATCTCATCCGGCTTATGAAACCAGACACCGCCGTCCTCCCCTTTTCGCATTCCGCGAACAAAAAGATAGGCCACTCCGCCAAAATCTCTCTCATAATCAAATTCCGTTATTCGTGATTTCAAATACTTCAAAAGAGCCACAGTGTAGAGGTGATATTGCACATCATACGAAGCGTTGTAGATCTCTTCCTTCAAATGTTCGCGGCTATAATCTGCCAATGTATCTCCCAAATAGTTCGATTTGTAATCAACGATATAGTATCTCCCGTTTTGCCGCACAATCAGATCAATAAAACCCGTTAAAAAGTTTTTTATCCCATTCTTCGATGTCTGCTGAACCTTGTCCCTTGACCGAATAATCTTCAGGATATTCTCTAACGATGGCTGCTTTGTCTTAAAATGAAATTCCATCTCCCGGAGCTGCTCATGATCTTTTACCTCACTCAACATTAGTCCGGGAATATCTGCTGAAACAACATTACGAATCATATTCTGGGTGACTGTCATCCACTTTTGATCAATCTGATACTGGTCTAAAACCTTTTCAATAACAGATGAATGATCATCGCTGAGAGCCGTATCAAACCTAAAGTTTTGATCCTCAAAAAGTTTATGAATCGCCGTTCCCGCAGTAGCTCCCCGCGGAAAAGTAAAGATGTTCAAATCGCGAATCTCCTCTCTCTGTTGATGTATAGCCGAGAGATACGAATCCATTACCTGATCATAGTCCGGCTCACCGGGGGCCGCCTTGTGGCTCGTCAGAGATGAAAAACTCTCCACTTGTCTCTGGATATCTAAATTTAAGCGGCCGTTATACTTACTCACTTGCAACTGCCCGGATCTGTCCCAAACTCTTTCTGACCCCTCCTCTGTTTTTTCATCCGCTTCCCTGATTGTTAATTCGATCGCCCCGTCAGATTTTTGCTCCAATTCTCTGAACAAGTTAAGAATGGTCTCATCTGTAAAATCTGTCTCAGCTTTCAGTTTTGATCTGTTTTGGATAATCTCCCTCACAGTTTCGTGATCCATCAAAGAAGATACCACCCCCGAACGCAGAGAGGCATCGTGATGCGCCCAGGGAATTACGCAAAGATATTTTGCACGTGTTACCGCCACATAATATTTCCGGACCTCCTCAGCGGTATTTTCAATACGGCTTTGATAAACTGCCTCATCCATTTCCCCGCCCGGCATCTGATCATACCGTATGACAGGATCACCATGTTGATCGTGGTATTCAGTCAGAAGTTTCTTGCTATTTGCTTTCTTCACATCCCAAAGCGTGGGACAAAATACGACCGGGAATTCCAGGCCTTTACTATTATGAATTGTACTGATCTTCACCAGGTTTTGGTCGCTTTCCAACAACAAGGTTTTCTCGTCATCTTTATCGGGGTCGGCCATCTCATCCACAAACCAAGAGTGCAATGCATTCGGGTCGAACTTACCCTCCTTTTCAGCTTTTGCGCAAATATCCGCCAGTTGGTATAAGTTGGTGAGAATTCGCTCGGAGCTTGAAAACTGAGCCAGTTTGGCAATTCGTTCACCCGAAAAAAGAAGTTTCCTGAACATTGGATAAAAACCATCCCGCAGCCAAACTTCTTCCAACTCCTGCAGTTCATCAATCAATATTTGCCGCTGATCCCCTTCAATTGATAGCTCGTAAAGTTCATTCAGGTTCTGTCCCCAAAAACCAGAGACAAGAGCATTATTCACGGCCGTTCGATTATACGGATCCAAAATGGCAGTCATCACAGTCTCGAGTCGACGTGCCTCAGCGGATTCAAATACCTTCTCTCTCGAATAGGTCACAGAATCAATACCGGCCTCTTTTAGCCTTCTCTTCATCTCTTCCGCGTGCTTATGACTTGAAACCAATACAGCAATATCCCCCGCCTCCAGTTTCCGGTTTTTGATTAATACTTCTCCCTCCTCTGCCCTTCGCAATAGTCTTGCGATCTCTCGAACCGTTTGAGAAAATACAAACCGGTTGGCATCATCTTTACTGGATTCAATTCCCGGTTTCGTGATCAATTGAATTTTACTTGAACGTTTTTCATCAATCAAAAACTGATCTTCCAACTCCGTCTGTCCCGTATCTACGTCCAAATATTCAATCCCCTTTTCGATAAACGGCTGGGCGGAAAGCCCAAATAATGTGTTAACTGCTTTGTTGAAACTCGGCGTGCTTCTAAAATTTTTATGAAGTGTATATTGCTCCACAAATGATTCATCTCTTGCCTGGATATAGGTGTAAACATCCGCTCCGCGAAATGCATAAATCGCCTGTTTTGGGTCGCCGATCATCACCAAAGAGGATTCCGTTTTCTGAGATGGATAAATTGAATTGAGGATTGAGTACTGAGTGGGATCTGTGTCCTGGAATTCATCAACCAGTGCAGCGGGATATTTCTTTTGAAGAATTTCCGGTAAGCTTTCCGAATCGACTAAAGCCCTCTCTACACTGTTTAAAAGATCATCGTAAGTAACTGTATTGGAATTAATTGAGAGTTTTTCTCGTATTTTTTCAATTTCTTCAACTGCTTTCTGAATGAGGGTTGTTTTTACCTTGTCAAACTCTTGAACTCTTTCAAAATACTCGTCACAGACTTTAAAAAAGGGGTGGTTGGGGACTCTGTTCGTACCGGATTTCAAATTCTCAGGATCGTTAATATATCGGGATGTGAAGTATTTTAACTGATCAAATCTATCCATCGAAAATGAAGAATCATCAGCGAACTTTTGCATCTCCCTGATCCGCGATTCAACATTTTTCTTCGTGTAATATTTCAAATCGCATTGAAGCAGTTCCTGTCTGACAGCCGCTTTCTCAGCATTCCACAAATCAACAACATCCCGCCGAATTTTTAGCAGATCTCCCAGGTAACCAACCGCATCATCAAGCCCCTCTCCTTCAAGCTTCGCATACGGCTTACTGAAAATCACACTCAGTTGATCTCTCAATTCTGATGGTGAATCCGCAATATCTAAAAGTTTTGAGATGTAATACTTTCCAGCTTCGGTGTCGCTATATCGATTCATAAAATTTCGCCAGAAATCTTCAACAGCCTGAGTCAATAGTTCGTCTTGCTGAACGACTTCAAAATCAAACGGAGTTCCGGCTTTGAGCGCCTCCTCTTTCAATATTTTCTGACAAAATCCGTGAATGGTAAACACCTGGCTGTCATCGAAATTTTGAATTGCTGCCCTGAGGCGTTGAATAGCTTCCTCCCTGTGAGCAACCTGATCCACCAACTCGTTTGCAAACGCATCATTGGATTCGATCTTCTGTTCCAGGCTGACCAAACACTCTTTCAGCCGCCTGAAAATTCTCTCTTTGAGTTCGGCCGTCGCTTTTTTGGTGAATGTCATCACCAATATCTGATCCACATCCAGTTTTTTCTCAATCAGAAGACGGATATAAAGGGCCGTTAAGGTATAGGTTTTCCCGGTACCAGCACTGGCCTCAATTAGAATTCGCGGTTTCCAGTCAATATCATACAGTGAATCGATCGGTTTCATCATCCTCCTCCTCCATGTAATCCATCATTCGACCCATGATTTGCCGGTATCGATCCGTAATAAATTCTCGCCGAAATTCTACTCCCTCTCCGAGTAAAGCCTGGACCGCAAGATCACTATTTTCGCCAAACGAATAATCGTCTGTATTAAACGCCTTCGCAGCTTTTTTATATGAATCTGTTTTCTCATCTCTTTCCCTCTCTTCAAATGCATAGAGTGTTTTCGGGAAAAAGGTTTGAGGGGCTGTCACGCCTTCTCTGTAAAAATCGATCAACTCCGTCAAAATCTCATCAGCATTCTGAACCGGCCGAAACACTTTCTTTTTAGGTTCTCCTTTTTTCAATTCACAAAAAAGAAGAGAGTTCTTTTCTCTAAAGTGATCGTTTACAGCTCCACACAAATGTTTTATCCAGCTATCGAGTGCCACCTTACCGGAAAAACCGGAAGGCGTGATATCTACAAATTGAGCTTCTGAATAGCTGGTCAAATTTCCCTCAAGTTGATGATCGCCTATAGATACATTCACCGGAAATTTATGCAGATTGGGATCAATTCCGGCATTTTTTAGGATGGAAATCGCTGTGCGGACATTTTTTTTAATATCCAGCACTTTCCGCTCACCCGACCACCCCACCGGTACCGCGCCGGATTGCATTAAATACTCCTGAATCTGTTGATCTGACATACTCTCCAATACCCAGCCGAACACTCTTTGAAACAGAATATGTTTTTCGAGATGATCCAGCTCAAATTCATCCTTCTCCTGGTCAGATTCTCTCAATGAAACCTCAAACCGCTTTCGCAAGAACCAACGGATTGGATTGCTGTAGAAGCGTGATAACTCATCAATCTGAATCGGTTCTTCTGATTCTTCCAGAGGAATAGGTTTATGAATTTTCAATCCGGACATTGAATTTTCATCATCCTGTATTGCCTGAGCGGTTTGTAAATAAACTCCTGAATAATTTTTCTTTGATTCAAAATTTGTACGCGAAAATCCCGAGAGAGCTTCCTTTTTAATGATCTTTTTCACTTCGATTCCTGATGAATTTGAGATCACATCCACCCATTCACTCACAATGGTAGACGGCGGAATCTCCTCATTATCTACCGGACTTTGACCGATGAAACTACAATAATGAACCTCACCAGCAGCCATGATTGATTCAAGAAAAAGATTTCGATCCTCGTTCTTCCGATTTCTTTCTCCCGGCAGCGGATTCTGAGCCATCAAATCGAAATCGGGGCTGATCTGTTTGCGCGGAAAATTACTCTCGTTCAGGCCGATCAACGCGATGATCTTAAACGGAATACTCCGAACCGGCACCATAGAACTGAATGTAACACCCTTTGTGAACAACGCACCGGAGGCTCTGTATCGGTCCAGCAAAGAGCTTAGTTCACTCTTAAAAAGTGAAAAGGAGATTTTTCTTTCACATCCCGCAACCTCAGCCTGCTCCTGAATCTGCCCCATCGTTCGTTTGATAGTCTGTGCCTCCACGCTCTCCAGGAGTAGATCATCAAAAATAGATTTCATACGATCTGTCAGCCATTTTGACCAATCGCCACAAGATTTCTTTTGTTTGACCTCCTTCCGCATATTATCCAGCTGGGAAAGGTAGTTGGAAAATGCTGACCAGGTTTGCTGATCATTTGTCGTCCGTATAGACTGATAAAGAAGCATCTCATCCACAACTTCTCCCTCTTTTCCGCCTAATAGATTCCCAAACCAACCCCGTCGCAGTGCCGAACTCCAGGTCTGCAGCTCTTCTGGCGGCTGATCAAACTCTTTTCTGTGATTCGCATCCAATCCCCAAACCACATGATTTTCTTCGATCCACCGTTTTAGCTTGTGGCAATCCGATTCTGAAATCCCATAGGATTGATAAACCGGTTTCATCATAAAAAGATCAATTACGTCCGATTGTTTAAATCTGGAATCGATCAAGGACAACAGTCGCAGAAGGGCTCTCTCGATTCCCACATCCGTTTGTCTTGCAGAATATCCGGCGTGATATGGAATGTGTGGAACGTCATTTTCAGCCTGATCAAATACCGCTTTGATATACGGCCGATAGGTATCCAGATCCGGAGTGGCTACAAGAATATCATCGGGATGAAGCGTATCATCTTCTTCAAATTTCTCCAGTAAAAACTGGTGTAACACCTCAATTTCCCGAAGCGGACTGTGGCAGGAACGAATCTCTATTCCCGTGATATCACCCTCACTATTTGAGATATTTTTGACCGGATTTCCGTTTAGAATATTGTTCTGGACCTGATTCAAAGACCGGTTCTCTGAAATTTTAGAATGAAGATTTAAAGTTTCATCAGGACCTAAACTATTTATGACTTCATGGATACTAACTGACTCTTTACCAATAACTTGAAATAGTTCATTTTGATTATTTTCAAGCTGTTTTGTTAGTTCAACCTGGAAAATGAAAACATCTGATTGATCTCCTGCTTTTTTTAATAACTTTATTATTGGCATCGGCAATAATCCAGGATTCAGAACAAAGAGTGAATCATCCGTTTCAACAGTTTTCCTTGATAATGCTGTTGCGATTTCAACATAAAGCTCCGCCCGGTTTTTTACTTTTTGATTCCCTGACTCTTTCCATGAATTGTTCAATAATCGCCAGAGTTCCGACTGCCACTGTTCATCCCCTTCTCCTGATTTTCCCTGCTGCCATCCCAAAATCATCAACGGCCTGTAAACAAGATATTCATCAAACACAGAAGCGATCTGTCCGGCCAGTTGAAAAACAGCTTGCTCCCTCCTATCATCCGGCTGACTTTGAACATACCGATCCAATATCCCGAACTTCTCACGCACTTTTTCATCATTCAGCAACTGGAATAACGACCATTTCATCGGCTGCAGATCGGATGGCAGAAGTTCCGGAAGGTCAGGGTAGATTTTTCGGATTTGTCTCCAGAGCCACTCTGCGGGAAGTATACACTCCATGTTTGCTGCAATCCCGTTATTTTCTGCCGCAAAAAGTTTAAACCATCGCGCCGTATCCAAATTCGGGACAATGATTTTTTGAGAAACAAACGGATCATCAGGAGCTTTTTCCGCTAACTTTTCAGCCAGCTCCCCGGAAAGTATTTTTAGATTATGGCTCTTGGTAAGATGAATCATAGATTGCTTTTTGGGATGATACAGATTTTGATCTCAATCCGAAAATAGCAAATTGGTATGACACCTGATGTCACCTCACACCAAAAAACGGTCTTTTAATTTCATATAGATATTTCAACAGGGCAATGAAATTCAATATCTTGTAATCTTAAATAATCATAACTCATCTATTATTGGTTAACCTCAATTGAAATTACATCGATAAAGAATTGCTTCTCACAGTCGTTATTGTCACTAAAAATCCCGGTTCAGACATTTTTGCAACTCTTGCCAGTATTCTTCCATTGAATGATGAATCGGTAGAGGTTTTGATCAAGGATAATAGTGATGACGATTCACTAAAAGAGATTAACCGATGTTTTCAATTTACTAATTTTAGGTATGAACACTCATCCGATGATGGTATTTATGATGCGATGAATCAGGCAATTGAACTGGCAGAAGGTGATTATCTCTATTTCTTGAATGCGGGGGACACCTACATCGATTGTGATTTATTGAATATTTTGGAAAAAGATAATTCTAAAACAGATTTCTTCTACGGGAACATCATTAACCTTCATCCATTCGCACGCCAGATTTCATATTCAAAGTATATTAATAAATACAGCGTATATCTTCGGCGTGTTTGCCATCAGGCCATAGTAGTAAAAAAAGAAGTTTTTAATCAGCTTGGTTTTTTTGATACAGACCTGAGTGTTAATGCTGATTATCTCTTTATGTTAAAGCTTTTTGATCGGTTTAAGGGAAAGTCACTTCAAAAACTCATCAGTATATATAAAGGCGACGGACTTTCTTACAAATATACATTGTCGGTCAAAGAAAAAAATCATTTGAAGAAGGAGCTAAAAAAGTTCTATAATCCAATAGAATTGGTTCTTCTTGGTATCAGTAAGATTCTGCTTTCCTGGTTTATCACTGTTAAAAATTTCAACAAGCCGAAATGAAGATTTTATTTCTACTTCCGGCTCTAACCGATTCATATACGCGAAAGCGAGTTACTATGATCAATAAATTAGATGTTGATTGTACTGTTCTCGGATATGATAGAGAACATTATGAAGCAAGTCCGTGGGAGCTTGAAACGGTGTCTTTAGGTCGGTTGACACACGCAAGGCTTCTCAAAAGAATCCCTGTGATGATTAAATCTATTTTTAAAATTCGCAAGAAAATTAAATCGTTCGATGTGCTCTACTGCTTTAATTTTGACATTCTTTTTATTGGTTGGCTGAGTACAATTTTTATACAAAAAGATATAAAAATTATTTACGATTTAGCGGATATTCATAAGGTTCTCGGTGGAACTGGCTTCCTGTCAACTGTCTTCCGATCAATTGAAAGATTTTTATTGAAAAGAACTACAATGGTGGTTGTCGCCTCACCCGCTTATATCGATGGATATTTTCATAAAATTCAGCATGCCGACAACAGGTTTTTTGCGATAGAGAACAAAATGCTTCCAGGTGTAAAATCATCAAAGAATAGAGTAAGGTCTGGCTATAAATCAAAAAAAGGAGTCTTAAAGATTGGATATTTTGGGATGTTACGCTGCGAGACTTCCTTAGATTTTTTGCATCGGCTTCTGGTTAAGAATAAAGATAAATTTGAATTACTTCTTGCGGGGATCTTCCTTCAGACAGAATCATACAAACCAAATTTTCAAAAATTAGAAAACGCCAGTTACTACGGTGCCTTTGTGTATCCGGACGATCTGCCCAAATTATACAATTCAGTTGATATTATTTGGGCAGCTCACATGCACGGCGAAACAAATAGTAAATGGTCAATGT
Proteins encoded in this region:
- the recD gene encoding exodeoxyribonuclease V subunit alpha; translated protein: MSGQLSFIKDWFEEGVESGWIEIYEREMLRFLEREYGKLDDGIRMCTVFLSLFIKAGHTCLPLDRSPQEWVEILGLDLENSSLLKRENLNVSEVKTSPIVGSPGDMKPLILSENRLTFRRYWYYEYIAGQWIKDNISKNSITDIDDISVQNLSHFFPEEENNINWQKVAAALSLFKPFLIISGGPGTGKTTTVARILALHQRLSGERLNIALAAPTGKAAGRMGEALNRELKKLNLSKEELRHFPSEAKTVHRLLSGTESSGLLPPVEKKNLRQDLIIVDEASMMDLSLMYRLVDHLSENTKLILLGDKDQLASVEAGAVFADLCQKTENSFLPVTIQALKKFGISDELPDHAESQISDSIVYLTKSYRFDESSGIGRLSDIVKNQNIQNEDVNSVFDKYSDLHHQPFNYQKEDIQHILEDLTQKIKRCEEIRTPNEMMELWKKSIWLMVLRRGLTGTERLNRLIEERLASERVVQMEKGWYHGRPIMITQNDYNLGVFNGDLGVCLEDREDTFWVYVETGSEIKRFKPHRLTHFDPAYFLTVHKSQGSEFNHVNFLLPQKDTSILTKELIYTAITRARESFSLYGDLDLFERGMRRETQRFTGLGEMLYSN
- the recB gene encoding exodeoxyribonuclease V subunit beta, which translates into the protein MMKPIDSLYDIDWKPRILIEASAGTGKTYTLTALYIRLLIEKKLDVDQILVMTFTKKATAELKERIFRRLKECLVSLEQKIESNDAFANELVDQVAHREEAIQRLRAAIQNFDDSQVFTIHGFCQKILKEEALKAGTPFDFEVVQQDELLTQAVEDFWRNFMNRYSDTEAGKYYISKLLDIADSPSELRDQLSVIFSKPYAKLEGEGLDDAVGYLGDLLKIRRDVVDLWNAEKAAVRQELLQCDLKYYTKKNVESRIREMQKFADDSSFSMDRFDQLKYFTSRYINDPENLKSGTNRVPNHPFFKVCDEYFERVQEFDKVKTTLIQKAVEEIEKIREKLSINSNTVTYDDLLNSVERALVDSESLPEILQKKYPAALVDEFQDTDPTQYSILNSIYPSQKTESSLVMIGDPKQAIYAFRGADVYTYIQARDESFVEQYTLHKNFRSTPSFNKAVNTLFGLSAQPFIEKGIEYLDVDTGQTELEDQFLIDEKRSSKIQLITKPGIESSKDDANRFVFSQTVREIARLLRRAEEGEVLIKNRKLEAGDIAVLVSSHKHAEEMKRRLKEAGIDSVTYSREKVFESAEARRLETVMTAILDPYNRTAVNNALVSGFWGQNLNELYELSIEGDQRQILIDELQELEEVWLRDGFYPMFRKLLFSGERIAKLAQFSSSERILTNLYQLADICAKAEKEGKFDPNALHSWFVDEMADPDKDDEKTLLLESDQNLVKISTIHNSKGLEFPVVFCPTLWDVKKANSKKLLTEYHDQHGDPVIRYDQMPGGEMDEAVYQSRIENTAEEVRKYYVAVTRAKYLCVIPWAHHDASLRSGVVSSLMDHETVREIIQNRSKLKAETDFTDETILNLFRELEQKSDGAIELTIREADEKTEEGSERVWDRSGQLQVSKYNGRLNLDIQRQVESFSSLTSHKAAPGEPDYDQVMDSYLSAIHQQREEIRDLNIFTFPRGATAGTAIHKLFEDQNFRFDTALSDDHSSVIEKVLDQYQIDQKWMTVTQNMIRNVVSADIPGLMLSEVKDHEQLREMEFHFKTKQPSLENILKIIRSRDKVQQTSKNGIKNFLTGFIDLIVRQNGRYYIVDYKSNYLGDTLADYSREHLKEEIYNASYDVQYHLYTVALLKYLKSRITEFDYERDFGGVAYLFVRGMRKGEDGGVWFHKPDEIVIESLTNELEVQL
- a CDS encoding exodeoxyribonuclease V subunit gamma, with the protein product MIHLTKSHNLKILSGELAEKLAEKAPDDPFVSQKIIVPNLDTARWFKLFAAENNGIAANMECILPAEWLWRQIRKIYPDLPELLPSDLQPMKWSLFQLLNDEKVREKFGILDRYVQSQPDDRREQAVFQLAGQIASVFDEYLVYRPLMILGWQQGKSGEGDEQWQSELWRLLNNSWKESGNQKVKNRAELYVEIATALSRKTVETDDSLFVLNPGLLPMPIIKLLKKAGDQSDVFIFQVELTKQLENNQNELFQVIGKESVSIHEVINSLGPDETLNLHSKISENRSLNQVQNNILNGNPVKNISNSEGDITGIEIRSCHSPLREIEVLHQFLLEKFEEDDTLHPDDILVATPDLDTYRPYIKAVFDQAENDVPHIPYHAGYSARQTDVGIERALLRLLSLIDSRFKQSDVIDLFMMKPVYQSYGISESDCHKLKRWIEENHVVWGLDANHRKEFDQPPEELQTWSSALRRGWFGNLLGGKEGEVVDEMLLYQSIRTTNDQQTWSAFSNYLSQLDNMRKEVKQKKSCGDWSKWLTDRMKSIFDDLLLESVEAQTIKRTMGQIQEQAEVAGCERKISFSLFKSELSSLLDRYRASGALFTKGVTFSSMVPVRSIPFKIIALIGLNESNFPRKQISPDFDLMAQNPLPGERNRKNEDRNLFLESIMAAGEVHYCSFIGQSPVDNEEIPPSTIVSEWVDVISNSSGIEVKKIIKKEALSGFSRTNFESKKNYSGVYLQTAQAIQDDENSMSGLKIHKPIPLEESEEPIQIDELSRFYSNPIRWFLRKRFEVSLRESDQEKDEFELDHLEKHILFQRVFGWVLESMSDQQIQEYLMQSGAVPVGWSGERKVLDIKKNVRTAISILKNAGIDPNLHKFPVNVSIGDHQLEGNLTSYSEAQFVDITPSGFSGKVALDSWIKHLCGAVNDHFREKNSLLFCELKKGEPKKKVFRPVQNADEILTELIDFYREGVTAPQTFFPKTLYAFEERERDEKTDSYKKAAKAFNTDDYSFGENSDLAVQALLGEGVEFRREFITDRYRQIMGRMMDYMEEEDDETDRFTV
- a CDS encoding glycosyltransferase, which encodes MLLTVVIVTKNPGSDIFATLASILPLNDESVEVLIKDNSDDDSLKEINRCFQFTNFRYEHSSDDGIYDAMNQAIELAEGDYLYFLNAGDTYIDCDLLNILEKDNSKTDFFYGNIINLHPFARQISYSKYINKYSVYLRRVCHQAIVVKKEVFNQLGFFDTDLSVNADYLFMLKLFDRFKGKSLQKLISIYKGDGLSYKYTLSVKEKNHLKKELKKFYNPIELVLLGISKILLSWFITVKNFNKPK